In Microcoleus sp. FACHB-831, the following proteins share a genomic window:
- the dndE gene encoding DNA sulfur modification protein DndE: MESPIDRIKLSQTAKEQLTKLKRITKIEQWNILCRWAFCRSLAEPTTPSPVPIPADSNVEMSWRVFGGDISDILLLALKQRCHNDGFGTDRETLALQFRLHLHRGIGYLAGDPNIKKIEDLIEIAVREPTVTAK, encoded by the coding sequence ATGGAATCACCAATCGATCGCATTAAACTCTCGCAAACTGCCAAAGAGCAGCTAACAAAGCTCAAGCGCATCACCAAAATTGAGCAGTGGAATATTTTATGTCGCTGGGCGTTTTGTCGTTCGCTGGCAGAACCAACTACACCCTCGCCAGTGCCCATCCCTGCTGATAGTAATGTAGAGATGAGTTGGCGCGTTTTTGGTGGAGATATATCGGATATTTTGCTATTAGCTTTGAAGCAACGCTGTCACAATGATGGCTTCGGTACCGATCGCGAAACTCTTGCCTTACAATTTCGGCTACACTTACATCGGGGCATTGGTTATTTAGCTGGAGATCCTAATATCAAAAAGATTGAGGATTTGATTGAAATTGCCGTGCGCGAACCAACAGTCACCGCTAAATAA
- the dndC gene encoding DNA phosphorothioation system sulfurtransferase DndC has protein sequence MTTEQAANDKNRSQRSVNELVEDIQTLTKEIQELYCLDDIPWLIGWSGGKDSGTVLQLIWDAIAALPPEKRTKTIHVITTDTLVENPIVSAWVRKSLERMKTAAQEQEMPIEPHLLYPEIQDTFWVNLIGKGYPAPRNQFRWCTQRLKINPANRFIREMVRASGETILVLGTRKAESSKRAATMEKHRIGRVRERLSPNSSLPNSLIYTPIEDWRNDEVWIYLMQWQNPWGQNNKDLFAMYRGATADNECPLVVDTSTPSCGDSRFGCWVCTLVNQDKSMEAMIQNDEEKEWMQPLLDIRNELDVEDDRDKRDFRRIWGSVQLFNRNVNGETKVEPIPGPYTKEWRETWLKKVLEAQTEIQRNGPEYVRDISLITTAELSEIRRIWLEDKHEFDDSLPRIYREVTGNVFRDPRPGAGDSLLGWDEWTVLEEICNDDAMHLELMAKLLDTERQYRTRARRNGIYDALEKCFETSSRTKQEAIANAHYKRDLKNAAGVGDVAAVKQLTWANYKFQAKNSEDTSPDD, from the coding sequence ATGACAACAGAACAAGCGGCAAACGATAAAAATCGGAGTCAGCGTAGCGTTAACGAGCTAGTGGAAGATATACAAACACTAACAAAAGAAATCCAAGAATTATACTGTCTAGATGATATACCCTGGCTAATCGGCTGGAGTGGAGGGAAAGACAGTGGCACAGTATTGCAGCTAATATGGGATGCGATCGCCGCCCTTCCACCAGAAAAAAGAACCAAAACCATCCATGTAATTACAACAGACACGCTAGTAGAAAACCCCATAGTTTCGGCATGGGTACGCAAGTCATTAGAGCGGATGAAGACTGCTGCTCAAGAGCAAGAAATGCCGATTGAACCCCATCTGCTTTATCCAGAAATTCAAGATACCTTCTGGGTAAACCTTATAGGTAAGGGCTACCCAGCACCTCGGAACCAGTTTCGTTGGTGTACGCAGCGCTTAAAGATTAATCCAGCTAATCGCTTCATCCGCGAGATGGTTCGAGCTAGTGGTGAAACAATTCTTGTGCTAGGTACTCGCAAGGCTGAAAGCAGCAAACGGGCTGCCACCATGGAAAAGCATAGAATCGGTAGGGTGCGCGAGCGCCTTAGCCCTAATTCCAGCTTGCCCAACTCGCTCATATACACTCCTATCGAAGATTGGCGTAATGATGAAGTATGGATTTATTTAATGCAGTGGCAGAACCCTTGGGGACAAAATAACAAAGACTTATTTGCCATGTATCGGGGTGCGACGGCAGATAATGAATGCCCATTAGTTGTCGATACCTCTACCCCTAGCTGTGGCGATTCTCGCTTTGGGTGCTGGGTTTGCACATTGGTGAACCAGGATAAATCTATGGAGGCGATGATCCAGAATGACGAGGAGAAAGAATGGATGCAGCCTCTACTCGATATCCGCAATGAATTAGATGTTGAGGACGATCGTGACAAGAGAGACTTCCGCCGTATATGGGGTAGTGTCCAACTTTTTAACCGCAATGTCAATGGTGAAACCAAAGTTGAACCAATTCCTGGCCCTTATACTAAAGAATGGCGGGAAACTTGGCTTAAAAAAGTTTTGGAAGCTCAAACAGAAATCCAGCGAAATGGGCCAGAATATGTGCGCGATATTAGCCTAATTACCACAGCAGAACTTAGTGAAATTCGTCGCATTTGGCTAGAAGACAAACACGAGTTTGATGATAGTCTGCCTCGCATTTATAGGGAAGTAACTGGTAATGTTTTCCGAGATCCGCGCCCTGGTGCTGGCGACAGTCTACTAGGCTGGGATGAATGGACTGTACTAGAAGAAATCTGCAACGATGATGCCATGCATCTAGAATTGATGGCGAAACTTTTAGATACAGAACGCCAATATCGGACAAGGGCGCGGCGAAATGGCATTTATGATGCTTTGGAGAAGTGCTTTGAGACAAGTTCTCGCACCAAGCAAGAAGCGATCGCTAACGCCCATTACAAACGCGACTTAAAAAATGCAGCGGGTGTTGGCGACGTTGCAGCAGTTAAACAACTAACTTGGGCAAACTACAAATTCCAAGCTAAAAATTCAGAGGATACATCACCAGACGATTAA
- a CDS encoding mechanosensitive ion channel family protein, with protein sequence MLSVLLGRYTPSVARLVILRLAKEQVTSIYENLIEPIKNLFRVAGTLILISLCLTWLEEYEFLYKLIKPFIDLAVVISVSWLVSRLFRLFLREYGVDLLGKFGREFNELILVFETLANIVIGFIAILAFAQSQQFNLIGLMTSLGIGGLAVAFAAQKTLEQLLGTIVLYLDRPFVPGDYIRLPSIGNVPGGLFGRVESIGLRSTKIRTAAKSTLYIVPNSTLANMEIENVTMGKKVMVLLYLDFSKLLEERDRALVEQVINESTESLFGIDPGSTNIKLTSNLDKQTTRARVTFFILGSSENSIQLRKHLLELANEKISKQLMDYGIEFIMQEPTIYVESPVTL encoded by the coding sequence ATGCTGTCTGTTCTGCTTGGTAGATATACTCCAAGTGTGGCTAGATTAGTTATCCTCCGCTTGGCAAAAGAGCAGGTGACAAGTATTTATGAAAACCTGATTGAGCCAATAAAAAATCTGTTTAGAGTCGCGGGGACGTTAATCCTCATATCTCTTTGTTTAACGTGGCTTGAAGAATACGAATTTTTATATAAACTAATCAAGCCTTTTATAGATTTAGCTGTAGTTATTAGCGTATCTTGGCTAGTTTCGCGATTATTTAGACTATTTTTACGCGAGTATGGAGTCGATCTATTAGGGAAGTTTGGGCGGGAATTTAACGAACTGATCCTTGTATTCGAGACTCTGGCTAATATTGTAATCGGGTTTATCGCGATTTTGGCTTTTGCCCAGAGCCAGCAATTTAATTTGATTGGATTGATGACAAGTTTGGGAATTGGCGGTTTAGCTGTGGCGTTTGCTGCTCAAAAGACTTTAGAACAGCTTTTGGGTACGATCGTATTGTATTTAGATCGCCCTTTTGTTCCTGGAGATTATATCCGTCTGCCTTCAATTGGTAACGTGCCTGGAGGTTTATTTGGGCGCGTTGAGTCTATTGGGTTGCGCTCTACTAAGATCCGCACTGCGGCTAAAAGTACGTTGTATATTGTGCCTAATTCCACGTTGGCGAATATGGAAATTGAGAACGTGACGATGGGTAAGAAGGTGATGGTGTTGCTGTATTTGGATTTTAGTAAGCTGTTGGAAGAACGCGATCGCGCTTTGGTTGAGCAAGTCATCAATGAAAGTACAGAGTCACTTTTTGGTATAGATCCAGGCAGTACAAATATAAAGCTAACTAGCAATTTAGATAAGCAAACAACGAGAGCCAGAGTAACGTTTTTTATATTGGGTTCTAGCGAAAATTCTATTCAACTCCGAAAGCATTTGTTGGAATTAGCTAATGAAAAAATTTCTAAGCAGTTAATGGATTATGGAATAGAATTTATCATGCAGGAACCCACCATCTATGTTGAATCACCCGTCACTCTTTAA
- a CDS encoding DNA sulfur modification protein DndB, translating to MDETNKSRYPLDGLLDPYFSKYYRKAGCYPGLIFQQGMRTMLQINIPARELITFLQATPSTANDPNSGKNRPIHKPHVEQIKKYVLERARAGKPWILGTITANVDPKLIEVIDLGRGICLVVIPNDVSLDITDGQHRHSAIDDLARGSEKHLILDAEFPITLVLDGNERQCKTDFRDMAQTEPLPKSLLVSFGVVGCDWITQELIERVPMFPGKTHKIKASPGADFIYTSKYVAKAVSCAFTNEPSAELLEYDIESSVGALTECFNQFFSECSHTKYIFEKEAKELKPDEISAFKDNCVLGLSVGLEILGKLLYWAYDKDKNYFDTEKVSKIAQLDWTRESALWRNNIVRVDPNPRNPANPYKISAVASAVRTAVNAARDELAFM from the coding sequence ATGGATGAAACTAATAAGTCGAGATATCCGCTGGATGGCTTGCTCGATCCGTACTTCTCGAAATATTACCGTAAAGCTGGGTGCTATCCAGGGCTGATTTTTCAGCAGGGGATGCGGACTATGCTGCAAATAAATATACCTGCTAGAGAATTGATCACCTTTTTGCAAGCCACTCCATCGACTGCCAACGATCCCAATTCCGGCAAAAATCGTCCTATTCACAAGCCTCATGTGGAGCAAATTAAAAAATATGTTCTTGAACGTGCTAGAGCAGGAAAGCCCTGGATTTTAGGCACAATTACAGCCAATGTAGATCCTAAACTTATTGAAGTTATCGATTTGGGTAGAGGTATTTGCTTAGTTGTTATTCCCAATGACGTGTCACTAGATATTACTGATGGGCAGCATCGTCATAGTGCCATCGATGATTTGGCAAGAGGAAGTGAAAAGCACTTAATTCTTGATGCTGAATTTCCTATTACTCTAGTTTTAGATGGGAATGAGCGACAGTGCAAAACAGATTTTCGCGATATGGCTCAAACCGAACCTTTACCTAAATCTTTGTTAGTGTCTTTTGGGGTTGTGGGTTGTGATTGGATTACTCAAGAGTTAATCGAGCGAGTGCCAATGTTTCCGGGAAAAACTCACAAAATAAAAGCTTCTCCTGGCGCTGATTTCATTTACACAAGCAAATATGTAGCAAAAGCTGTAAGTTGTGCTTTCACAAACGAGCCAAGTGCTGAACTTTTAGAGTACGACATTGAGTCATCAGTGGGGGCATTGACTGAGTGCTTTAATCAATTTTTCTCAGAATGCAGCCATACAAAGTACATTTTTGAGAAAGAGGCTAAGGAGTTAAAGCCGGATGAGATTAGTGCTTTTAAAGATAACTGTGTACTTGGCTTGAGCGTTGGGCTAGAAATTTTGGGTAAGTTGTTGTACTGGGCTTACGACAAAGACAAGAATTATTTTGATACTGAGAAAGTCTCAAAAATTGCTCAACTTGATTGGACACGAGAAAGCGCTCTCTGGCGTAATAATATTGTTAGAGTTGATCCTAACCCTAGAAATCCAGCCAATCCCTACAAAATATCTGCTGTGGCAAGTGCTGTAAGAACAGCAGTTAATGCAGCTAGAGATGAACTGGCATTTATGTAG
- a CDS encoding mechanosensitive ion channel family protein: MGDSFLARVISPQVESAYQKVVKPYEGLLGVVVGLAAIDAAIHLITVDRRSNIIEIPVSLGLAIAASWLGSRWFKQIFDIYILDAAINSGRKLNSEFLILAKLLANLLIVVLAIVIFAETHKINIFGLVASLGIGGLAVAFAAQKTLEQLLGGIVIYLDRPFVVDDYIGLPDGTFGRVESIGLRSTKIRTSGKGTLVIVPNSSLTQVNIENFTGAGKVMALIYLNFYQKIQDEERALIRQVILDSTEDIFGIDSRNTDVTFRDFTNSLGSKTQAQVTFFILSSSEVSMELRRQLLNLASENIKDKLKEYGIAFNIEEPTIYVDSPITI; this comes from the coding sequence ATGGGTGATTCCTTTCTGGCGCGTGTAATTTCTCCCCAAGTAGAGTCAGCATATCAGAAAGTCGTTAAGCCTTACGAGGGATTGCTCGGGGTTGTGGTTGGGCTGGCTGCAATTGACGCTGCCATACACTTAATTACTGTAGATCGACGTTCTAATATTATAGAAATTCCAGTTAGTTTAGGGCTGGCGATCGCGGCTAGCTGGCTAGGCTCCCGTTGGTTCAAACAAATTTTTGATATCTATATTTTAGATGCTGCGATCAACAGCGGACGCAAACTCAACAGCGAATTTCTGATTCTCGCTAAATTGCTGGCAAATTTACTCATTGTTGTCCTCGCGATCGTTATCTTCGCGGAAACTCATAAAATTAACATTTTTGGATTAGTAGCCAGCTTAGGAATTGGGGGTTTAGCAGTAGCCTTTGCGGCTCAAAAAACCTTAGAACAATTATTAGGCGGAATTGTTATTTATCTAGATCGTCCCTTTGTGGTCGATGACTATATCGGCTTGCCAGACGGAACCTTTGGCAGAGTCGAGTCAATCGGCTTGCGTTCTACCAAAATTCGTACTTCTGGTAAAGGAACGCTGGTAATAGTACCCAATAGTTCCCTTACCCAAGTGAACATTGAGAATTTTACCGGAGCGGGAAAAGTAATGGCTCTAATTTATTTAAATTTTTACCAGAAAATCCAGGACGAAGAACGCGCTTTAATTCGTCAAGTCATACTCGACAGTACGGAGGACATTTTTGGCATAGACTCCCGCAATACAGATGTTACGTTTAGAGATTTTACCAATAGTTTAGGAAGTAAAACCCAAGCCCAAGTTACCTTTTTTATACTGAGTTCTAGCGAAGTCTCGATGGAATTGCGCCGTCAACTCCTAAATCTCGCCAGTGAGAATATTAAAGATAAGCTGAAGGAGTATGGTATTGCCTTCAATATTGAAGAACCAACTATTTATGTGGATTCCCCCATTACTATCTAG
- the dndD gene encoding DNA sulfur modification protein DndD encodes MIFRELVLQNFGPYRGHQVINLTPQIDDNPRPIILFGGMNGGGKTTLIDAIRLALYGHRAQCSTRGNLGYGEFLIQSINKHTPPTEDTRIELAFENILNDVAVEFRIVRYWNKYPKDGKDLLGVMVDNWPNDVLTKTWDEHIENMLPLGISNLFLFDGEQVKELAEQDVPPAVVVNAIESLLGLELAERLSYDLDILVNRKRKAIADAKELLSIEALEQKQKQLQEESNLAREQLENSGSKLKFAHEQHHQAQEKFLSEGGKIAAERSQLEKKLWQLNADTAAQRQSISEIGASALPLTLIEPLLSETLTQGQNEARCQQAKIARDLLVDRDKRLLNCIAHLDIHSEQIAKIESFLEEENQQLEQEASSHESWLLADVESLNQLSIILNQQLSSQKRAAQEKLANLKNLEEDIISTERQLAAAPSPEVYEKLEESLNQSRLDLAYAQTAYDTAKRKCDGLANAIANAKKELEQFSDRNIARQNDEHIIAATAKVQATIKLFRERLTLRKLNQLESVVTEFFLYLLHKSDLVHRVIIDAKTFSLSLYDNEGKPVPKHRLSAGEKQLLAIAFLWGLARVSGRKLPIAIDTPLGRLDSSHRANLVERYFPSASHQVILLSTDTEIGKKEVDKLRDNEAIAREYLLKYDTSDRQTTVQPGYFW; translated from the coding sequence ATGATTTTTCGCGAACTTGTACTGCAAAATTTTGGCCCCTATCGCGGGCATCAAGTAATCAATCTTACTCCTCAAATTGATGATAATCCGCGACCGATTATTCTATTTGGCGGGATGAATGGTGGCGGCAAAACTACTTTAATAGATGCCATACGCCTAGCACTTTACGGACATCGCGCCCAGTGTTCTACTAGGGGCAATTTAGGTTATGGAGAGTTCCTCATTCAATCGATTAACAAACACACCCCACCAACTGAGGATACACGCATCGAGCTGGCTTTTGAAAATATACTCAACGATGTGGCTGTAGAATTTCGTATTGTCCGGTATTGGAATAAATACCCTAAAGACGGCAAAGATCTTTTAGGCGTTATGGTGGATAATTGGCCGAATGACGTCTTGACTAAAACATGGGATGAACATATCGAAAATATGCTACCTTTGGGAATTTCTAACTTGTTCCTATTTGATGGGGAACAGGTTAAAGAATTAGCAGAACAGGATGTACCGCCAGCCGTCGTAGTCAACGCTATTGAATCGCTTTTAGGGTTGGAATTAGCAGAACGTCTATCTTATGATTTGGATATTTTAGTCAACCGCAAACGAAAAGCGATCGCTGATGCTAAAGAACTCCTTAGTATAGAAGCGCTTGAACAAAAGCAAAAGCAGCTACAAGAGGAAAGCAATCTCGCCAGAGAGCAGCTAGAAAACTCAGGTAGTAAATTAAAATTTGCTCATGAACAGCACCATCAAGCGCAGGAAAAGTTCCTGTCAGAAGGTGGCAAAATTGCAGCGGAACGCAGCCAACTAGAAAAAAAACTTTGGCAGCTAAATGCAGATACCGCAGCACAACGCCAGTCGATTAGCGAAATAGGTGCCAGTGCTTTACCCCTAACTTTAATCGAACCGCTGTTAAGTGAAACTCTCACCCAAGGACAAAATGAGGCTCGTTGTCAACAAGCAAAAATTGCGCGAGATTTATTGGTAGATCGAGATAAACGTCTCCTAAATTGCATCGCTCATCTCGATATTCACTCTGAACAAATTGCCAAAATTGAATCCTTTCTAGAAGAGGAAAATCAACAGCTAGAGCAAGAAGCTTCTTCCCATGAATCTTGGTTATTGGCTGATGTAGAAAGCTTGAATCAACTGTCTATTATCCTGAACCAACAACTGTCATCTCAGAAACGAGCTGCACAAGAAAAACTGGCAAATTTAAAAAACTTAGAAGAAGATATTATCTCTACGGAGAGACAACTAGCGGCGGCACCGTCACCCGAAGTTTATGAGAAATTAGAAGAATCGCTTAACCAGTCGCGGTTGGACTTAGCCTACGCTCAAACTGCCTACGACACAGCGAAGCGTAAATGTGATGGATTAGCTAATGCGATCGCTAACGCTAAAAAAGAATTAGAACAGTTTAGCGATCGCAATATCGCCCGCCAAAATGACGAGCATATTATCGCCGCGACGGCAAAAGTTCAAGCGACAATTAAGCTATTCCGAGAGCGATTGACACTCCGCAAACTCAACCAACTAGAGTCAGTCGTCACAGAATTTTTCTTATATCTCCTGCACAAATCCGATTTAGTCCATCGGGTGATAATTGATGCCAAAACATTCAGCCTTTCGCTCTACGATAATGAAGGGAAACCAGTTCCGAAACACAGATTATCTGCTGGAGAGAAACAACTGCTAGCGATCGCGTTTCTCTGGGGATTAGCCCGCGTATCTGGGCGCAAATTGCCCATAGCCATCGATACACCATTAGGGCGTTTGGATTCGTCACACCGGGCTAACTTAGTAGAACGATATTTTCCCTCTGCCAGCCATCAGGTAATATTACTTTCTACAGATACCGAAATAGGGAAAAAGGAAGTGGATAAATTGCGGGATAATGAAGCGATCGCGCGGGAATATCTGCTCAAGTATGACACTAGCGATCGCCAGACAACAGTACAGCCCGGATACTTCTGGTAA
- the mnmE gene encoding tRNA uridine-5-carboxymethylaminomethyl(34) synthesis GTPase MnmE, whose amino-acid sequence MSKMFVQGGTIAAIATAIVPQQGSVGIVRLSGLEAIAIARTLFHSPGHQKWESHRILYGYIRHPQTQQLVDEALLLIMQAPRSYTREDVVEFHCHGGIMAVQQVLQLCLESGARLAQPGEFTLRAFLNGRLDLTQAESISDLVGAKSPAAAQAALAGLQGKLAQPIRQLRASCLNILAEIEARIDFEEDLPPLNEKFIIAQIEDVLAETTKILSTSAQGELLRTGLKVAIVGRPNVGKSSLLNAWSKSDRAIVTDLPGTTRDVVESQLVVGGIPILVLDTAGIRETEDRVEKIGVERSRSAAQAADLVLLTIDAEAGWTSGDREIYEQVQHRPLILVINKIDLVGEIHQLSLPDNINSVVRTAAAINQGIDALEQAILDTARAGKLTAADLDLAINQRQAAALTRAKGSLDQVIATITNQLPLDFWTIDLRGAIQALGEITGEELTESVLDRIFSQFCIGK is encoded by the coding sequence ATGTCTAAAATGTTCGTACAGGGAGGAACTATAGCCGCGATCGCTACCGCTATTGTGCCGCAACAAGGTAGCGTTGGCATTGTGCGATTATCCGGATTAGAAGCAATAGCGATCGCTCGTACTCTCTTCCACTCTCCAGGGCATCAAAAATGGGAAAGTCACCGCATTCTTTACGGCTACATCCGCCATCCCCAAACTCAACAACTTGTTGATGAAGCCCTCTTGCTAATCATGCAAGCCCCACGCTCTTATACCCGCGAAGATGTTGTAGAATTCCACTGTCACGGCGGTATCATGGCGGTGCAACAAGTATTGCAGCTTTGCCTCGAATCCGGCGCTAGACTAGCTCAACCCGGCGAATTTACCCTCCGCGCTTTCCTCAACGGGCGTCTCGATTTAACCCAAGCTGAGAGTATTTCTGACTTGGTGGGTGCAAAATCTCCCGCCGCCGCACAAGCTGCTTTAGCAGGATTGCAAGGTAAGTTAGCGCAACCTATTCGTCAGCTACGCGCTAGCTGTTTAAATATTCTCGCAGAAATCGAAGCGAGAATTGATTTTGAAGAAGATTTGCCCCCCTTAAATGAAAAATTTATAATAGCTCAAATTGAGGATGTATTGGCAGAAACAACAAAAATACTGTCAACATCTGCTCAAGGAGAACTATTAAGAACTGGGTTAAAAGTTGCAATCGTCGGGCGCCCGAATGTGGGCAAATCCAGCTTATTAAATGCGTGGAGTAAGAGCGATCGCGCGATCGTTACCGACTTGCCCGGAACCACCCGCGACGTAGTAGAATCGCAGCTAGTTGTAGGCGGAATTCCCATACTCGTTCTCGATACCGCCGGAATTCGCGAAACAGAAGACAGAGTAGAGAAAATAGGAGTAGAGCGATCGCGCAGTGCCGCCCAAGCCGCAGATCTAGTTCTATTAACTATCGACGCCGAAGCTGGTTGGACATCAGGCGATCGCGAAATCTACGAACAAGTGCAGCATCGCCCGCTGATCCTCGTCATCAACAAAATCGATCTTGTGGGGGAAATTCATCAATTGTCGCTACCCGATAATATTAACAGCGTTGTACGCACAGCCGCAGCCATAAATCAAGGCATCGATGCCTTAGAACAAGCTATTCTAGATACCGCCCGCGCTGGAAAACTCACCGCAGCCGATCTCGATTTAGCAATTAATCAGCGACAAGCAGCCGCCTTAACCCGCGCTAAAGGTTCTCTCGATCAAGTCATCGCTACAATTACCAATCAACTCCCCCTCGACTTCTGGACAATTGACTTGCGCGGTGCAATTCAAGCACTAGGAGAAATCACCGGGGAAGAACTTACAGAGTCAGTACTCGACCGAATTTTTAGTCAATTTTGCATTGGTAAATAG
- a CDS encoding DNA phosphorothioation-associated protein 4, translated as MADNSRIKVAKDKAELVKALIVSSDTTGPFQTYADVLVFAAALGAKHNKRISLTQVAKSIDPIRQDIFAAKRYDYIINLLAVINTKDTQILQYDENSEEERIKIFEEYANGGLEILREELIGAADYSERMLLLLSLEREKQELQEDEFDLSKFLS; from the coding sequence ATGGCTGACAATAGCAGGATTAAGGTTGCTAAAGATAAGGCTGAATTGGTAAAAGCTTTAATAGTTTCATCTGACACAACTGGGCCTTTCCAGACTTATGCTGATGTGCTGGTGTTTGCTGCTGCATTAGGAGCGAAGCATAACAAGCGTATTTCTCTAACGCAAGTAGCGAAAAGTATAGATCCAATTAGACAAGATATATTTGCTGCAAAGAGATACGATTACATAATTAATTTGTTAGCAGTTATAAATACCAAAGATACTCAAATTTTACAGTATGACGAAAATAGTGAAGAGGAGCGTATCAAAATTTTTGAGGAGTATGCTAACGGGGGGCTGGAAATTTTGCGAGAAGAGTTGATCGGGGCAGCAGATTATTCAGAGAGAATGCTCTTGCTTCTAAGTTTGGAGCGAGAAAAGCAAGAGCTGCAAGAAGATGAGTTTGATCTAAGCAAATTCCTGTCTTAA